Proteins co-encoded in one Actinomadura luteofluorescens genomic window:
- a CDS encoding D-arabinono-1,4-lactone oxidase has protein sequence MSPVTNQTWQNWAGNQQATPHRVATPRSAAEVAAEVRSAAGDGLTIRMTGTGHSFTGAAVAEGVLLRPTALTAVRSVDTATGLVTVEAGLPLHTFNRVLDEHGLALANMGDIQEQTVAGALQTATHGTGRDAAGLASQVAALELVLADGTMTNCSREERPDLFAAALAGLGALGVVTAITWRTVPAFLLRAQEAPMKWDEVLARVDEFDAANEHFEFYWFPHTEGCLTKRNNRVEGPAEPLSKFKHWLDDQFLSNTVFGAVNRVTHRAPASAPFVNGISAKALGARTYSDTSYKVFTSPRTVRFKEQEYGIPREALVPALRELRSLFTKGDWQISFPIEVRLLPSEDAWLSMAHGRPSAFIAVHVYHRDPHEDYFRGVEDLLTGLDGRPHWGKLHTRDAAYLQKVYPRFDDFRALRDELDPDRRFANPYTRQIFGE, from the coding sequence ATGTCCCCAGTGACCAACCAGACGTGGCAGAACTGGGCGGGAAACCAGCAGGCCACGCCGCATCGCGTCGCCACGCCGCGCAGTGCCGCCGAGGTGGCCGCCGAGGTCCGGTCGGCCGCCGGCGACGGCCTCACGATCCGCATGACCGGCACCGGGCACTCCTTCACCGGGGCCGCCGTCGCCGAGGGCGTCCTGCTCCGTCCCACCGCGCTCACCGCGGTCCGCTCCGTCGACACCGCGACGGGGCTCGTCACCGTCGAGGCGGGCCTGCCGCTGCACACGTTCAACCGCGTTCTGGACGAGCACGGCCTCGCCCTCGCCAACATGGGCGACATCCAGGAGCAGACCGTCGCGGGCGCCTTGCAGACCGCCACGCACGGAACCGGGCGCGACGCGGCCGGGCTCGCCTCCCAGGTCGCCGCCCTGGAACTCGTCCTCGCCGACGGCACCATGACGAATTGCTCGCGCGAGGAACGTCCCGACCTGTTCGCCGCGGCCCTCGCCGGGCTCGGCGCGCTCGGCGTCGTCACCGCCATCACCTGGCGGACCGTCCCGGCGTTCCTCCTGCGCGCGCAGGAGGCCCCGATGAAATGGGACGAGGTGCTCGCGCGCGTGGACGAGTTCGACGCCGCCAACGAGCACTTCGAGTTCTACTGGTTCCCGCACACCGAGGGCTGCCTGACCAAACGCAACAACCGTGTCGAGGGCCCCGCGGAACCTCTGTCGAAGTTCAAGCACTGGCTGGACGACCAGTTCCTGTCCAACACCGTCTTCGGGGCGGTCAACAGAGTCACCCACAGGGCACCCGCTTCGGCCCCCTTCGTGAACGGCATCTCCGCCAAGGCGCTCGGGGCCCGCACCTACAGCGACACCTCGTACAAGGTCTTCACCAGCCCTCGCACGGTCCGCTTCAAGGAGCAGGAGTACGGGATCCCGCGCGAGGCGCTCGTCCCCGCCCTGCGCGAACTCCGCTCACTGTTCACCAAGGGCGACTGGCAGATCAGCTTCCCCATCGAGGTCCGGCTGCTTCCGTCCGAGGACGCCTGGCTGTCCATGGCGCACGGACGGCCGAGCGCGTTCATCGCCGTGCACGTCTACCACCGCGACCCGCACGAGGACTACTTCCGCGGCGTCGAAGACCTCCTGACCGGGCTCGACGGCCGCCCGCACTGGGGCAAGCTCCACACCCGCGACGCCGCCTACCTGCAGAAGGTGTATCCCCGGTTCGACGACTTCCGCGCCCTGCGCGACGAACTGGACCCGGACCGCCGCTTCGCCAACCCCTACACCAGGCAGATCTTCGGCGAGTAG
- a CDS encoding lytic transglycosylase domain-containing protein produces the protein MAPPSAPRAGAIAGGEAPAARPQRPRPEKKKRAPRGGGARGGRALPFLIGGIAVLAVASTSGGVYAALTTEKADPAGAGSPQEAAPPNVRPGDPVNVATGGQVAPLRRVVPPDVLAVGTGSIPAAKINRIARLGRVGDVAAVAGGAVQLQGRQVNALAVDPSSFRSWTPPATAKKTDLWAALAGNQFVVSPAAAQQLQLNRGYQYPVVARTMPKLTMGGSGPLGLPGIDMLVSRKSGEDMGLVPNVAVLVNAPGVDPAKVVKAVGRVLGPGTSVLNLHERKYQTPADGGRPGSYLDLYKQAAGSCRGLSWTVLAAIGQVESDHGRNAGRSSAGALGPMQFLPSTWKAYGVDGDRDGKADIMNPYDAIPGAAKYLCANGAGRGGQQLYRAVWQYNHADWYVQKVLNLARAYSARYE, from the coding sequence GTGGCTCCTCCTTCAGCTCCGCGCGCCGGCGCGATCGCCGGCGGTGAGGCGCCCGCCGCCCGTCCGCAGCGGCCGCGGCCCGAGAAGAAGAAGCGGGCTCCGCGAGGAGGGGGCGCACGGGGCGGCCGGGCCCTGCCGTTCCTCATCGGCGGGATCGCCGTGCTGGCCGTCGCCAGCACCTCCGGCGGCGTCTACGCGGCGCTGACCACGGAGAAGGCGGATCCGGCGGGGGCCGGCTCGCCGCAGGAGGCGGCGCCGCCGAACGTCCGGCCGGGTGACCCCGTCAACGTGGCCACCGGCGGCCAGGTCGCGCCGCTGCGCCGCGTCGTGCCGCCCGACGTGCTCGCCGTCGGCACCGGCTCGATCCCCGCCGCCAAGATCAACCGGATCGCGAGGCTCGGCAGGGTCGGGGACGTGGCGGCCGTCGCGGGCGGCGCCGTCCAGCTCCAGGGCCGCCAGGTGAACGCGCTCGCCGTCGACCCGTCGTCGTTCCGCTCCTGGACGCCGCCCGCGACGGCGAAGAAGACCGACCTGTGGGCCGCCCTGGCCGGGAACCAGTTCGTGGTCTCGCCCGCGGCCGCGCAGCAGCTCCAGCTCAACCGCGGCTACCAGTACCCCGTGGTGGCGCGGACGATGCCGAAGCTGACCATGGGCGGCTCCGGCCCGCTCGGCCTGCCCGGCATCGACATGCTCGTCAGCAGGAAGTCCGGGGAGGACATGGGGCTCGTCCCCAACGTGGCGGTCCTCGTCAACGCGCCCGGGGTGGACCCCGCCAAGGTCGTCAAGGCCGTCGGCAGGGTCCTCGGCCCCGGCACGAGCGTGCTGAACCTGCACGAGCGCAAGTACCAGACGCCCGCGGACGGCGGCCGCCCAGGCAGCTACCTGGACCTCTACAAGCAGGCGGCCGGGAGTTGCCGCGGCCTGTCCTGGACGGTCCTCGCCGCGATCGGCCAGGTAGAGAGCGACCACGGGCGCAACGCCGGCCGCTCCAGCGCGGGCGCGCTCGGCCCGATGCAGTTCCTGCCCTCGACGTGGAAGGCGTACGGGGTGGACGGCGACCGCGACGGCAAGGCCGACATCATGAACCCCTACGACGCCATCCCGGGGGCCGCCAAGTACCTGTGCGCGAACGGCGCCGGCAGGGGCGGGCAGCAGCTCTACCGGGCGGTCTGGCAGTACAACCACGCGGACTGGTACGTCCAGAAGGTGCTCAACCTGGCGAGGGCCTACTCGGCGCGCTACGAGTGA
- a CDS encoding ferrochelatase, whose protein sequence is MTSYDALLLLSFGGPEGPEEVIPFLENVTRGRNIPKERLEEVGEHYFLFGGVSPINQQCRDLKAAIEADFAANGVDLPVYWGNRNWTPYLADTVRQMKEDGIRRAAAFATSAYSGYSTNDQYLEDIARARDEVPGAPEIDKLPVYADRPGFIEPFADAAKDALSRLPEGARLVFTAHSVPLSQPGRELYTAELHAAAQAVAQRAAPGAPWDLVYQSRSGPPSQPWLEPQITDHLEELHGRGVRAVAVVPIGFVSDHMEVKYDLDVEAADLAAELGLAYERAGTPGSDPRFAALPRHLLEGAS, encoded by the coding sequence ATGACGTCGTATGACGCGTTGCTTCTGCTGTCCTTCGGAGGGCCTGAAGGGCCCGAAGAGGTGATCCCGTTCCTGGAGAACGTCACCAGGGGACGCAACATCCCCAAGGAGCGCCTGGAGGAGGTGGGAGAGCACTACTTCCTGTTCGGAGGGGTCAGTCCGATCAACCAGCAGTGCCGGGACCTCAAGGCCGCGATCGAGGCCGACTTCGCCGCCAACGGCGTGGACCTGCCCGTGTACTGGGGCAACCGGAACTGGACCCCCTATCTCGCCGACACCGTCCGGCAGATGAAGGAGGACGGGATCCGGCGCGCCGCCGCGTTCGCCACGTCCGCCTACAGCGGCTACTCGACGAACGACCAGTACCTCGAGGACATCGCCCGCGCCCGCGACGAGGTGCCCGGTGCCCCCGAGATCGACAAGCTTCCCGTCTACGCGGACCGGCCCGGCTTCATCGAGCCGTTCGCGGACGCGGCGAAGGACGCGCTGAGCCGCCTGCCCGAGGGCGCACGGCTGGTCTTCACGGCCCACAGCGTGCCGCTGTCCCAGCCGGGCCGGGAGCTGTACACCGCGGAGCTTCACGCCGCCGCGCAGGCGGTCGCGCAGCGGGCGGCGCCCGGGGCGCCGTGGGACCTGGTGTACCAGAGCCGGAGCGGGCCGCCGAGCCAGCCGTGGCTGGAGCCGCAGATCACCGACCACCTGGAGGAGCTGCACGGCCGGGGCGTGCGCGCCGTGGCGGTCGTGCCGATCGGGTTCGTCTCCGACCACATGGAGGTCAAGTACGACCTCGACGTCGAGGCCGCGGACCTGGCCGCCGAGCTCGGGCTCGCGTACGAGCGCGCCGGCACGCCCGGAAGCGACCCGCGCTTCGCCGCCCTGCCCCGCCACCTCCTGGAAGGGGCCTCATGA
- a CDS encoding inositol monophosphatase family protein: MSLAEELLELAVATAREAGRMLVDKRPADGPDVVQTKSSPTDVVTQMDRAAERLVIERIRAVRPGDGFLGEEGGTQAGGSGVRWVVDPIDGTVNYLYDLPDWAVSIAAEVDGEAVAGVVEIPRREETYTAVLGGGALQHTASGTRELRVNAHVPLGRALVSTGFGYEAGRRARQAEVLTGVLPNIRDIRRGGSCCVDLCSLAAGRADAYYERGVQAWDIAAGGLIVREAGGRVEGLHGAAPGPELTIAAGPGTFEALHDLLAPLDPARD, translated from the coding sequence ATGAGCCTGGCCGAGGAGCTGCTGGAGCTGGCCGTGGCGACCGCCCGCGAGGCGGGCCGGATGCTGGTCGACAAGCGGCCCGCGGACGGCCCGGACGTCGTCCAGACCAAGTCGTCGCCGACCGACGTCGTCACCCAGATGGACCGCGCCGCCGAACGCCTCGTCATCGAGCGGATCAGGGCGGTGCGCCCCGGCGACGGCTTCCTCGGCGAGGAGGGCGGCACCCAGGCCGGCGGGAGCGGCGTGCGGTGGGTGGTCGACCCGATCGACGGCACCGTCAACTACCTCTACGACCTGCCCGACTGGGCGGTCAGCATCGCCGCCGAGGTCGACGGCGAGGCCGTCGCCGGCGTGGTGGAGATCCCGCGCCGGGAGGAGACCTACACGGCGGTGCTCGGCGGCGGCGCCCTCCAGCACACGGCGTCCGGCACGCGCGAGCTCCGCGTGAACGCGCACGTCCCGCTCGGCCGGGCGCTTGTGTCCACCGGGTTCGGCTACGAGGCGGGACGGCGGGCGCGGCAGGCGGAGGTGCTCACCGGGGTGCTGCCGAACATCCGCGACATCCGCCGGGGCGGGTCGTGCTGCGTGGACCTGTGCTCCCTCGCGGCCGGGCGGGCGGACGCCTACTACGAGCGCGGCGTGCAGGCGTGGGACATCGCCGCCGGCGGGCTGATCGTCCGGGAGGCGGGCGGGCGCGTCGAGGGGCTGCACGGAGCGGCCCCCGGCCCGGAGCTGACGATCGCCGCCGGCCCCGGCACCTTCGAGGCCCTGCACGACCTGCTGGCCCCGCTGGACCCGGCCAGGGACTGA
- a CDS encoding response regulator transcription factor, protein MRVLVVEDERVLADAIATGLRRETLAVDVAYDGAGALDRASVNEYDVIVLDRDLPKVHGDDVCKQLVAQRYPARIIMLTAAGELDDKVEGLSIGADDYLAKPFAFAELIARVRALGRRAAAPLPPVLERAGITLDPARREVARDGRPVELTRKEFAVLEVLLSADGAVVSSEHLLEKAWDEHIDPFTNVVRVTMMTLRKKLGEPPVIETVPGVGYRL, encoded by the coding sequence TTGCGTGTTCTAGTCGTCGAGGACGAGCGCGTGCTCGCCGACGCGATCGCCACCGGACTGCGCCGGGAGACGCTGGCCGTGGACGTGGCCTACGACGGCGCCGGCGCGCTGGACCGGGCGAGCGTCAACGAGTACGACGTGATCGTGCTGGACCGGGACCTGCCCAAGGTGCACGGCGACGACGTCTGCAAGCAGCTCGTGGCGCAGCGCTACCCGGCGCGGATCATCATGCTGACGGCGGCGGGGGAGCTGGACGACAAGGTCGAGGGCCTGTCCATCGGCGCCGACGACTACCTGGCCAAGCCGTTCGCGTTCGCCGAGCTGATCGCCCGGGTCCGGGCCCTCGGCCGGCGCGCCGCCGCGCCGCTGCCGCCCGTCCTGGAGCGCGCCGGGATCACCCTCGACCCGGCCCGCCGCGAGGTCGCGCGCGACGGCCGCCCCGTGGAGCTGACCCGCAAGGAGTTCGCGGTGCTGGAGGTGCTGCTCAGCGCCGACGGCGCCGTCGTCAGCTCCGAGCACCTGCTGGAGAAGGCGTGGGACGAGCACATCGACCCGTTCACCAACGTGGTCCGGGTCACGATGATGACGCTGCGCAAGAAGCTCGGCGAGCCCCCGGTGATCGAGACCGTGCCCGGAGTGGGATACCGCCTGTGA
- a CDS encoding sensor histidine kinase, whose amino-acid sequence MTEETAPQDRPDGTDGETARPNPPQEGGAQATQPTALPGDAGDAGARRGGRWRRPGPQQVPQPHPAAKGVWRGEPGGPFGQMTVMPGRMSVRLRLTLLYGLLFFMAGALLLFVMSVLMANILGNVKVIGFGITDAEAAELQRQFVEQTMRQLVGRSLLALGGVGVITLVLGWFVADRALSPLQRVTTTARRLSESTLHERIALEGPDDEIKELADTFDAMLERLGQAFDTQRRFVANASHELRTPLAINRTLLEVALGDPEVSDDLRAVGRTLLATNARHERLIEGLLLLARSERELTSRTPVDLAEVAATVLEHSARRQHDNVVAVHPELTSGTALGDPVLLEHLVSNLVENAIKHNVEDGGELWIRTGMLEGYATVQVENTGPVVPAYEVERLFEPFRRLNADRVESAKGAGLGLSIVRSVVLAHRGAVYAAPRPGGGLIVTVRLPPGQPAA is encoded by the coding sequence GTGACCGAGGAGACCGCACCCCAGGACCGTCCGGACGGAACGGACGGCGAGACCGCCCGCCCGAACCCGCCCCAGGAGGGCGGCGCGCAGGCCACCCAGCCGACCGCGCTCCCCGGCGACGCCGGAGACGCCGGGGCCCGGCGCGGCGGGCGGTGGCGCCGCCCCGGGCCGCAGCAGGTCCCCCAGCCGCACCCCGCGGCGAAGGGCGTGTGGCGCGGCGAGCCGGGCGGGCCGTTCGGCCAGATGACGGTGATGCCGGGCCGGATGAGCGTGCGGCTGCGCCTCACCCTGCTGTACGGGCTGCTGTTCTTCATGGCGGGCGCGCTGCTGCTGTTCGTGATGTCGGTCCTGATGGCCAACATCCTCGGCAACGTCAAGGTGATCGGCTTCGGGATCACCGACGCGGAGGCGGCCGAGCTGCAGCGCCAGTTCGTCGAGCAGACGATGCGCCAGCTCGTCGGGCGGTCGCTGCTCGCGCTCGGCGGGGTGGGCGTCATCACGCTGGTGCTCGGCTGGTTCGTCGCCGACCGGGCGCTCAGCCCCCTGCAGCGGGTCACCACGACCGCGCGCCGGCTGTCGGAGAGCACGCTGCACGAGCGGATCGCGCTGGAGGGCCCGGACGACGAGATCAAGGAGCTGGCCGACACGTTCGACGCGATGCTGGAGCGGCTCGGGCAGGCGTTCGACACCCAGCGCCGGTTCGTCGCGAACGCCTCGCACGAGCTGCGCACCCCGCTCGCGATCAACCGGACGCTGCTGGAGGTGGCGCTCGGCGACCCCGAGGTCTCCGACGACCTGCGCGCCGTCGGCCGGACGCTGCTGGCGACCAACGCCCGGCACGAGCGGCTCATCGAGGGGCTGCTGCTGCTGGCCCGCAGCGAGCGGGAGCTGACCTCCCGCACGCCGGTCGACCTGGCGGAGGTGGCGGCGACGGTGCTGGAGCATTCGGCCCGCCGCCAGCACGACAACGTCGTGGCCGTCCACCCCGAGTTGACGTCCGGGACGGCGCTCGGCGACCCGGTGCTGCTGGAGCACCTGGTGTCCAACCTCGTCGAGAACGCGATCAAGCACAACGTCGAGGACGGCGGCGAGCTGTGGATCCGCACCGGCATGCTGGAGGGCTACGCCACCGTCCAGGTCGAGAACACCGGGCCCGTCGTGCCCGCCTACGAGGTGGAGCGGCTGTTCGAGCCGTTCCGGCGGCTGAACGCCGACCGCGTCGAGTCGGCCAAGGGCGCGGGGCTCGGCCTGTCGATCGTCCGCTCGGTGGTGCTGGCCCACCGCGGCGCCGTCTACGCGGCGCCGCGTCCGGGCGGCGGACTGATCGTCACCGTCCGCCTCCCACCGGGCCAGCCGGCCGCCTGA